From a region of the Pukyongiella litopenaei genome:
- a CDS encoding lipopolysaccharide assembly protein LapA domain-containing protein, whose protein sequence is MRYVRYAILGGLGLVLISVSLANRGAVTLNLVPEALSGLLGGSHAITLPLFVVVLGGIATGVILGFVWEWLREHKHRREIGAKGREVRRLEREVGRLKDERHGDKDEVLAILDSTG, encoded by the coding sequence ATGCGATATGTTCGCTATGCCATTCTTGGGGGGCTGGGGCTGGTCCTGATCTCGGTGTCACTCGCCAATCGCGGCGCGGTGACGCTGAACCTCGTTCCCGAGGCGCTGTCCGGGCTGCTGGGCGGCAGCCATGCCATCACCCTGCCGCTCTTTGTGGTGGTGCTGGGTGGCATCGCGACCGGCGTCATCCTGGGGTTCGTCTGGGAATGGCTGCGTGAGCACAAGCATCGCCGCGAGATCGGCGCGAAGGGCCGCGAGGTTCGCCGGCTGGAGCGTGAAGTGGGGCGGCTGAAGGACGAACGGCACGGCGACAAGGACGAGGTGCTGGCAATCCTCGATTCGACCGGCTGA